The genomic segment TCTAGCGCGCCGGGCGTCGCCGGGAAAGTGCCCGCCGGCGGTAGCTACGACGATAGGAAGATCCCACTGGCCAGGGGTGTGCACTCTGCTGCGTAGTAGCCGTATGAGCGCAGCGACGTAGAGATGGAAGGAGGCATACACACTCACCGGATTGCCCGGCAGGCAGGCGATGAGTGTGGAGTTGACCAGCCCAAGGCCTTGGGGCTTACCAGGCTGCTGGGCGATGGCGCCAAACCACACCCCGTGCTGGCTAAGGACTTCTTTGACCACGTCGAAGGAGCCTGCGGAGACACCGCCGGAGGTGATGATCATATCGGCCCGTTCGCTGAGTTCACCTAGGGTGCGCTCAAACTCTGCAGGCGTATCGGAGCTGCAGTGTACGCGGATGCAGTCGGCGCCAGCTGCGGCGACAAGCGCGGCGAGCATCGGGCCGTTGGAGTCGGGGATCTGCCCCGCGCCGAGTTCCTCGCCGGGGGCGCGTAGCTCATCGCCGGTGGAGAGCACAGCCACGGTGGGCACGGAGTAGACCTCCAGTTCGGAGTGGCCTACTGAGATCGCTGTGGCTAGTACGCCGGCATCCACCACGGTGCCCGCGCTCAGCACAGTCTGTTCGAGGTGGACGTCTTCACCGGCGGCACGAATATGCTGCCCTGCTCTGGCTGTGCCCTGCAGGCATACCTCGGCGGGGCACTCGCTCAGCCCGATCGGCATATCGGAGGCCTCCACTGGGACCACGGCCAGCGAGGTATCGGCAACGGAGCCGGAGACCTCGATCGGTGCGCCTGTCATGATGCGCACGGCTTCGCCCGGTTGGGGGCTGCGTGGGGCGCTACCGGCGGGCACATCGGCCACCACCGGCAGGGTGGTGCTATCTCCTGTGAGATCGGTGTAGTGGACAAGGAAACCATCCATCGCCGAGTTGTGAAACGCCGGGATGGGGTAGCGGGCGCGAATATCGGTGGCGAGCACCCGCCCGCGTGCCTGCTCGACCGCGCACATCTCGGTGGTGGGGGTGGTTGAGGCGAGGTAGCGCTGACCGAGCTCGGCAACGGCGCGCAGGTGATCGTCGACACTGCGAAACTGTGGCATAGTAGGCAAGTCTAGCGAGTGCCGGTGAGTGCGCTCCGTCAACCGCCGCGCAGAAAGGATATCCCTCTCAATGGTCGCCACCAGCTCCGGAATGTGCACCGAGCCGATCGATATGGCCGCGCTTTCAGCGGCGGTGGCTTGCCCCGAGGCGGGGGCGGTAGTCACCTTCGATGGCCGGGTGCGCAATCATGACCACGGCCATAGTGTGACCTCATTGGAGTACTCCGCGCACCCAGCGGCGGGGCGCATCATCGTGGAGGTGGCAGAGGAGATCGCTGAGCGCTTCGATCTTCACGCCGTGGCGGTCTATCACCGCACTGGCGCCTTGGGGATTGGCGATGTCGCGCTCGGGGCGGCGGTGGCTTCCTCCCATCGTCAGGAGGCCTTTGCCGCCATCGCTGCGCTTGTCGACGCCATCAAGCTGCGCCTGCCAGTGTGGAAGAAACAATATTTCGCCGACGGCACCTACGAGTGGTCGAACTGCGCCTAAACATCTCAGCCCTGCTTCGGGCTTAACCGCCAGCGAAGGGCGGCAGAAGATCCATGCTCTCTACCGTCTCGAGCGGGCGGGAGGAATCCGCCTCCAGATGATCGTCGATGAACACCGCACAGCTTCCCAGCACCGATGCGGCCGCGGGGTAGCGCTGAGCCAGCGCCGCCCGAGCATCAGCGACTGTGGCATGGGCCGGCATCGAGAGCGTGCACTGTTCGCAGCCGACGGCATCGGCGGCAGCGGCAAAGAAACGAACCTTGACGTTCAGGTCATTGGTCACGGGCGGATATTCTCCTTGAAATCGGACTCACAGGCAGATCGGGCGCGGCTAGCCTCGCTTAAGAATACGCGGAGGGCTCAACCGAGATGGCCTCTATCCACCAATTTCAGACATCAGGCGCTGCGGCTGAATGAAGCTGCGATCATCAATTCCGTGGCCAGCTTTTTTCTCAGCCATGCCCTGGGCCCATGCGGCCATGATCTCCTCATCGCTCGCCCCTGAACGCAGCAGTGAGCGCAGATCCGTCTCGCTCCGAGAAAAGAGGCAATTGCGCATGAAACCATCGGCGGTCAGCCGTGAGCGATCACAATCGCCGCAGAAGGGGTGGGTCACAGCCGCAATCACGCCGATCTCACCGGAGTGGTGGGGGTGGTCACGCTCGACCGCAGTCCACAGCTCTGCAGGGGCTGAGCCGCGCGGGGTAGAGGAGGGACTCAACTCGAAATCCTTCGCCAGTGTCTCCACAATGTCGCGGGCGGTGATCATGATGTTGCGATCCCACTGCTCGGGCGGGCCTAAAGGCATTTGCTCAATGAAGCGCAACTGGGCCCCGGTGCGCAGGGCGAAATGCGCAAGCGGCAGGATATCTTGTTCGTTCGAACCCGGCATCACCACAGTGTTGATCTTCACCGGTGATAGCCCCGCCTGTAGTGCCGCGTCGATCGATGCCAGCACATCGTCTAGCCGGTCGCGGCGAGAGAGGACGTGATAGCGGTGGCGATCAAGAGAGTCCAAGGAGATATTGACGCGGTCAAGGCCGGCGTCGACAAGCTCAGCGGCCCTCTTATCCAACCCCAAGCCATTGGTGGTCAAGGCGGTACGCGGCGCGCGGCCTTCATCGGTGCGCAAACTAGAGGCGAAGGCGATGATCTCCGGCAAAGAGCGGCGCAGCAGCGGCTCACCGCCGGTGAAACGCAAGTGGCGGATACCGAGGCGCTCTACCGCGATGCGCAGAAGACGGCACACCTCTTCATCGCTGAGAGTCTTCTCTTGGGCCAGCCAGTTCAACCCCTCAGCTGGCATGCAATAGGTACAGCGCAAATTGCATTTATCGGTCAACGACACCCGCAGATCTCTAGCCACGCGGCCGAATGTGTCCTGCAAAAGCAGACGAGAAGGCTCGCCGGTGGCCTCGCGCGGTGAGGGATAAGAGGCAGTGTCGATGTTCATGGTGCAGACCAGACTATAGCCGCACCGTAGCTCATGCCACCACGGCGCGTCGAAGGCCGGCGCCTGTGGGCGGGTTCGAACCGAGGTTTGCTCATGCTGTGCGGCGTGGCGATCGACGTGTTGGCGGTGGTTTTAGTCCGTGCTGTCGCCTTGGCGCTGTGCGGTGTCGTGCTGGGTCGGCTCGGCGCTCGGCTGCGCACCCGCTGGCTGCTCGGTGCGCTGGGTGTTGCGTGGCGTGGACGAGCCGGGGCCGATCAACTTAATCACGCAATAATCCCCATCGCGCAGGTGCATGCGCAGGTCCTTCTTGTCGAACTTATCCACGCTCGTCTTATCGATGCTGTCCACAAAGGTCCAATACTCCGGCAGCATCCAGCGCGGCAGGCGTTCCCTTAAACTATCGCGCAGCCGCTCGGCGGTGGCGCGGGTGGGCTCCACCCCAGGATGCAACACGGTCACCGACAGGGGGCGCTCGCCCCACTTATCGTCTGGGTAACCAATCACTGCGGCCTCCACGACGTCATCGTGTTCCATCACCATGTTTTCCAGCTGCACTGAGTAGATCCACTCGCCGCCGGAGCGAATCA from the Corynebacterium ciconiae DSM 44920 genome contains:
- the moaA gene encoding GTP 3',8-cyclase MoaA encodes the protein MNIDTASYPSPREATGEPSRLLLQDTFGRVARDLRVSLTDKCNLRCTYCMPAEGLNWLAQEKTLSDEEVCRLLRIAVERLGIRHLRFTGGEPLLRRSLPEIIAFASSLRTDEGRAPRTALTTNGLGLDKRAAELVDAGLDRVNISLDSLDRHRYHVLSRRDRLDDVLASIDAALQAGLSPVKINTVVMPGSNEQDILPLAHFALRTGAQLRFIEQMPLGPPEQWDRNIMITARDIVETLAKDFELSPSSTPRGSAPAELWTAVERDHPHHSGEIGVIAAVTHPFCGDCDRSRLTADGFMRNCLFSRSETDLRSLLRSGASDEEIMAAWAQGMAEKKAGHGIDDRSFIQPQRLMSEIGG
- a CDS encoding molybdopterin molybdotransferase MoeA, which codes for MPQFRSVDDHLRAVAELGQRYLASTTPTTEMCAVEQARGRVLATDIRARYPIPAFHNSAMDGFLVHYTDLTGDSTTLPVVADVPAGSAPRSPQPGEAVRIMTGAPIEVSGSVADTSLAVVPVEASDMPIGLSECPAEVCLQGTARAGQHIRAAGEDVHLEQTVLSAGTVVDAGVLATAISVGHSELEVYSVPTVAVLSTGDELRAPGEELGAGQIPDSNGPMLAALVAAAGADCIRVHCSSDTPAEFERTLGELSERADMIITSGGVSAGSFDVVKEVLSQHGVWFGAIAQQPGKPQGLGLVNSTLIACLPGNPVSVYASFHLYVAALIRLLRSRVHTPGQWDLPIVVATAGGHFPGDARRARFVPVCLERTGPVTATTVRAVPAHHRGLGSHLISSLAVADGLAIVPAGAGDRDDGDEIRVLCTRL
- a CDS encoding molybdenum cofactor biosynthesis protein MoaE gives rise to the protein MVATSSGMCTEPIDMAALSAAVACPEAGAVVTFDGRVRNHDHGHSVTSLEYSAHPAAGRIIVEVAEEIAERFDLHAVAVYHRTGALGIGDVALGAAVASSHRQEAFAAIAALVDAIKLRLPVWKKQYFADGTYEWSNCA
- a CDS encoding MoaD/ThiS family protein, whose protein sequence is MTNDLNVKVRFFAAAADAVGCEQCTLSMPAHATVADARAALAQRYPAAASVLGSCAVFIDDHLEADSSRPLETVESMDLLPPFAGG